A segment of the Myxococcales bacterium genome:
GATGACGAGCCGGTTGATGATGGCGTAGTTGCCGCCGGCGGCAACGGCGCTCAGGTAGGCGCGGTAGTGCTTCGACGTCGGCGTGAAGTACCCGAGATCGAGATCGGTGATCTCGCCGGGTCGCTCGTCTTTTGCCATGTCGAAGTAGTTCGTCGCGAGGCCGTGGCCGAAGCCGCGCGAGCCGGTGTGGACCTGCACGAAGAGCGTGCCCGTCTCCTCGCAGCGCTGCAGCTCGATGAAGTGATTGCCCCCGCCGAGCGAGCCCAGCTGATCCATCCCGCGCTCGGGAGTGCCGCGCGCTCCCCACGGCACGTCCCAGTCGTCGGCGACCGGCAAGCGGTGCCGCTCCGCGTGGCTCCGGTCGAAGGCAGCGCCGTACTTCGCGGCGTAGTGCTCGGCGCCGCCGCGGACGAGATCTTGGAACTCGCGCTCGGAGACGCGCCCCAGCTTCTTGCTCGTCCCGCCGGCGCCGAGGCTCACGCGCTTCATGACCTCGCGGTTGAACTCGAGCTTGCGATCGGGCGTCGCGCGCTCGGCGTCGACGGCGCTCCTGGCGCTCATCATGCCGCAGCCGATGTCGAAGCCCACGGGGCCCATGGCCACGGCGCCCTCGTCGCGATCGGTCACGATGACGCAGCCGACGGGCACGCCGTAGCCGAAGTGCACGTCGGGGGTGACGGCGACGAGCTTCGCCCCAGGGAAACGCGCAGCATTAACCACCTGACGGTAGAGCGTCGTCTCGGCCTCCGCTAAGAGCGCGCTCGTCAGAAAGAGGCGCACCGGAACGTCGCCGACGTCGCTCGTGTCGAGCTCGTAGTAGCCGCTCGACCTCCAGCGCGCGCGGCTCTTCCAATCGGCCTCGTGGGCGAGGTCCTTTCCCTTCGTCATCGTCGTTCCAGCATAAGCGAATTGTTTCAAGGGGCGCGGAATGCGCGAGTCGGCGGAACTAAATCGTGTGCAGTATGCACCAGTAGGCGACGGGGGTACACGGCGGCAGCGCTCACCAATCGGCAACGTGTTGCAGCGCTCGGCGTGCTCATGCGCTGCCCGAAGACACCCACCACGCGCAAACGCGCGGTTTGTCGCGGCCGCCGCGTTGGCCCGAGCGTTGCGAGGGGGCCGGGACACAACGGGAGGTTCTCAACATGGTTTTCGTGCTCATCGCTACGCTCATTGGTCTCGCCGGTGGACTCCTCGCCATGTCGTCGCTCATCGTGAAGAACCGCCCCGACGCGGCCGAGAAGCTCGCGAAGCTCGCGCCGTATCAAGGGTCGATCGGCATCACCATGTTCGGCTGGGGCGCGTGGGAGCTCATTCAGTGCGCCTTGAACGTTGGCCTCATCAGCAAGGCTCCGCTGCTCTACGTGTTCTGGATGCTCATGGGCGTTGCGGACTTCTCCGTCGGCTTGCTCCTCGGCTTCGGCATGGTGTCGACCTACGTGCTCCGCGGCAACGCCATGGCCATCGAGCGCGGCAACGCCATCCGAATGAAGCTCGTTTCGTTCCAAGTTCCCCTCGGTGGCCTCGCCATCGTGACGTCGATCATGTACGCGGTCTTCCGCTTCATCTGAGAGCGCCCGCTGGGCGGCGTCGCTCGGCTCCCGAGGGTCATCCAGCGATGGGTGGCCCTCGCGGCGTTTTGTGTCGGAGCGCGTGTGGGTTGATGGGCGCTTGCCAAGCGGGTGGTGTCGCCCACGACGAGGCAGACGGATCCTGCCGAGCCCACGTGCTCATCGGAAACGTGCACCGCGCACGCCTGTGCTCGGCCGCTTAGGGAAGGCTCGTTGTGTGGCGTGAAACGGCCCGTTCGACGCAAGAGAACGGGGCTCACGGCTTGGCCCTTGCTGCGTGACTGCCCATGGACCACCGACGAGAGACTTCCGGGTCGTGGGCAGAGTTGAACGCCGCGTCGCTCACGCTCGTTTTTGGCGGAGCGGACGACGACGGGACGGGCGGCGAGCCGCTCCTCGATGCCGGCGCCGGCGAGCCGATGGAGTTTGGCACCCCGCCTGAGACGCGCGTCGACACGCCCGTGGCGACGGGCGAGCCGAATGGCATCGAGGGTTCCTGGAACGGCGAGCAGAGCGACGCCGCGCTGCCGCCCGACGGAGCGTTGAGCGAGGAGGCTTCGCCCGAAGCGTTGGCGAGCGAGCTGCCGCGCGAACCGGGCGACCTTCTGGAGGCCACCGGGGCGCGTGAGCCGGTGCCGGTGCCCGACAACCCGGCCCTTGGCCGCGATGCGTGGAAGGGACTCGTGCGCGAAGACCTCCTGCGGCGCGGCGCGGACGCGGTGCCTGATGGTGCCATTCGCGACATCCTGGAACGCGGTGCGGACCGCGCCGACGACAAGCTCGACGACAAACGCGAGTTTCAGCGCCTTCTGATTCAGCAGCAGCGCGAGACGTGGCGCGAGATCGACGGTCAATCCGTGCTCCCGCAGCTCCGAGAAGACTTTCCCGGGCACGACCCCGACGCGATTCAGCGCGCCTACGATCGCGCTTGGGCCGACGAGATCAACCGCCAGAACATCCCCGACGGGCGTCGCGTGCAAGACTTGGATCGACTCTACGACGGGGCGCGCGAGAGGCTCCGGCGCTGACGCGAGCTAGAACAGAAAGCCCACCCGCAAGAGATCGACCGTGGGCGTCACGCCGTTGCCGAACGTCGACGCGACCTTCGAGAGAATCGCGTCGGCCTCGGCGGCTTCCTTCGGGACGGTGGATGTGTAGCGCGACGTGATGGGGATCTGGACGCCGACGTCGGCGCCGAGCGAGAAGCCCGAGCGATGCGTCCACAAGACGCCGAGCCGCGGGTTCACGTAGGTCGTCTCGGCGAAGGCCGCGTCGGTCCGTGCGCCGAGCGGCGGGAGCGCGACGCTCGTGCGAAGGGTCATGCGTTGGTAGCCGCCGCGCACGCCGATGAAGAACGGACCGGGCACGGGGAAGAGGCGGAGGTCGCCGGCGACGCCGTAGAGCGAGCCTTGCACGCTGGAGACGCCGATCTCTGGAGCCATGCTCGCCTCCGCGCCGAAGGCGACGTAGCGGCTCGCCTTGACCAAGAGCTCGGCAGCGAGCGGCCGCGGGAAGCCGACGCCTACGAGGAGGCCGACGCGCGGCCGCTCTGACCCGCTGGCATCGGGCAGCGCGCTGCTAGCGGCGCGCTCCGGAACGGGCGGCGCCGCTGGCGCGAGGCCGAAGGCGGGCTCGCCCGGTGCCGCGCTCGTTGTCGCGCTCGTTGTCGCGAAGGGGAGCCGGCGCGCTCGCCGACGGCGGCTTGCTCGCCATGGGTGCCGTTCGCGCCTTGGCTCGCGACGCGCGCTTCGGCTTCGCGGCGCACTCGGACGTCGTGCCAAGCAGTTGCCCCACGACCGCCAGGGCAACCAACGTCGAGGCAAGCCGCACCGAGGGATTGTTGCGCCGAGCGGCGAGACCTTCAAAGGCGTGACGAGGTTTTCTGCGTCTCCTGCCTTGGTGGCGGAATGTTGGCGTTCAAACGGATTTTGCCTGGGTGCGACGGCTCCGTCCAAGGCGCTCGGAGCGTCGACGGCGACTTCACGCCAGCCATTGTTGGTCACTCACGAAGTGGAACCGCCGCTGTTCGTTTCCTAGCGGTCGCTGAAGCGACTACGCTCCCGTTCATGAATCGTGGCTTCCTCGTGGCAACGTTGTTCGGACTCGCCTTCTATGGCCGCGTGCTGGGGGGATGCCTCAGCGACGACGACGTTACCCCCGGCCCCGGTGTCGACGGGTCTGTCTCGCTCGACGCGTCTGCGCGTCCCGACGCTTTGGTGCCGTCGGAGGGCGGCGTTGACGCGACGACGGACGGTGGCGCTGTCCCCGACGCGTCGAGCGACGCACCCGCCGACGCGCTCGACGCTTCGGTCGACGCGTGCGTCCCCGGGCTCGTCGCTTGGTGGCCCGCAGAAGGCACGGCCGAGGACACCAAGGGCGCCAACGAGGGCACCCTCATCGGTGACGCCGGCGACGCCGGCTTCACGACGGGAAAGGTAGGCGTCGCCTTCTCGTTCGATGGAACCGATCGCTATGTCCAAGTGAACGCGCAATCGAGCCTCGACATGAGCGCGGGCGACTTCACCGTCGACGTCTGGTTCAAGCTCGCGTCCCTCGCCACAGACCAGACGATCTTCCAGAAGCTCTCCGGTTCGACGACCGCCGACCCGTCGTATTTCATCGAGTTCAGCTCCCCCAATGCCCTCCGCTTCGCCGTCCTCGAGACGGTGAGCAACCGGAACGATCTCAGCGTCACCACGACGCTCGCCGCCGGCACCTGGTACCACTTTGCGGCGGTTCGGTCTCAGAACAGCAGCACGATCTACCTCGATGGCGTGGCCATCGGCTCGCAAGACGCGGGCGCCGCCGTCAACACGGGGACCGGCGGCGGTGCGCGCATCGGGCGCGCCGCACACGACTCGGGCATCGTGCGTCCCGTCAACGGCGCCGTCGACGAGCTGGCGATCTACAACCGCGCGCTCTCTGCCGCGGAGATCCAGGCGGTCTTTGCGGCCGGCGCAGCTCGCTGCAAGTAGCGGCGGCGGCGCGGGCTCAATCGCAAACGCTTTGGAGCGTCGAGCCAAAGGTCACGACGTATTCGTCACCGGCCCACGCGAGGCGCGGCGTTGCGGCGGCATCAGCGACCTTGGCCGCCGGACCGTGCGGTGTGAGCGAAGGCGTGTAGCGTCGGACGAAGAGGGGGGCCGCCGGCGGCGCGCTATCGTCGACCCACGCGGCGGCCAGATCGGTTCCGTTCCACGCCAAATCGAGACCGGTGCCATCGCTATGTTTTGCCAGTTTGGTGACCACGACGGGCGCCGCCAGCGACGCTCCCGTTTCGCTGATCGCAGCGAGGGCGAGCTCGCCGCTGTCCGTTTCGAACAGAAGCGTGTAGCTTGCACCGGTCCAAACGGCGCGCACGAAAGCCCGGGGGTACTTGGCGCCATCGGCCACCACGAGCGGCGTGGGCGTGAGGTGGGTTCCGTCGAGGCCGACCCGTGTCATGTGAACGGCACCGCCACGCAGCCAGACGATGGCAAACTCCTTTCCGCTGGAGACGACCTGAGGGCTTGTTCCCGCGTACCCCGGATCGGTCAGAGCAATCTCGGAGCCGAGCGGCGCGAGGGTGGCGTCGAACGCTCGAAACCGAAGGTCGATGCTGCTCCGCCACGCGACTCCAAAGCCGCTGCCTGAGTGCGCCGCGAGTGCGGTCGAGTCGCTCGGGCCCCGGCTGTCGCTCGTGATGCGCCGTGTGGGCCCCAGCGGCTGGCCAAGGCCGTCGAAGAGACGAGCCTCGAGGATGTCGGAGGGGCTCGACCTCTGGAGCGACAGGACTGCGAGCGACGAGCCCGTCCAAAGCGCTCCTTCCATGAAGTACGTTGACCCGTCCAGCCGCGTCGCGCCGAGCCTCACGCCGTTCGTTGCGTATCGCGCGAGGAAGGCGCCAAACTCGTCCACAAAGTCTGGCAACGCAACGAGCAACGAACCCCCGACCATCACAGGCCAGGCGGTGTCGGCGCCGCCGTGGGCCGCCACCCGAATCCCGACGCCCTTTGGAATGCGGCAAGGCGCCGCTGGGTGGCTCGCGCCCGCGTGAGCTGAGCCGATAGCGCCACCGTCGGTTGCTCCCTGGGCTGCCGCCCCTGGGTTCGCGCTGCCGCCAGCCGCCACGCAGCGAAGGTCTACGCAGACAAGCCCGCTCGGGCAGGTGGCTTGTGCGCCACATGATTGAGCGGGCTCCTGGGCCCCTTCGCCCGTGGAGCCGCAAGCGAACACTGCGACCGCTGCCCAGGGCGAAAGGAGGCGCGCTCGTGCGCTCGTAGGGGCGTTCATGGCGACGTGCTGGGCCTGTTCCCTCGTGCGCGCCACCACGGAGCCCCGATTTTACGCTAGCGACGCTCACTCCAACCCAAACAGCACGACTCCCGAGGCCAGCACGCCCAGGCCGCCCCATTGTCGTCGCGACGGGCGCTCGCCGAGCCATGCGGCCATGAGCAGCGCGAAGGCCACCGACGAGTTGCGGAGGCCCAGGACGCGGCCCGAGTCAGTGCGCGCGAGCGCGACGATCGCCAGCAAGAACGAGCCCGCGCAAGCCGCCGCCGCGAGCCACAAGATGGGCGAGCGAACGAGTTCCGCCGCCTCCTTGCGAACGTCGTGGTTCGCCGTCAGCCACAAGATCGGGCACGCGAGCGAAAGCGCCAGCGCGAGCGTCACGACGGGGCTGGCGCCAGCGTTCGCCGCACCCTTGTAGCCCGAGTGGTAGACGCCGATGGCGAGCCCCGTGGCCAGGGTCCAAGGCACCGACCAAGCGGCGTCGCGGCGCGCGGGCGTCGTCAGCGGTCTCGTCCGTGGTGTCGCGAGGGCGATGCCGCCGGCGACGAGGGTCGACGCGGCGACTGCCCACGCCGAGGGCATCGTTCCGAAGAAGAGTCCCGACAGCGGCCAAACGAAGACCAACGCCGAAGCCCGCGAGGCCGCGTAGGTAAGCGCCAGATCGCCGGCGGCGTAGGCACGGCCCAGCGCATAGACGTAAGCCGCCTCGCCGAAGCCCGCGAGCGCAACATACGGCAACGCTGACTTCAAGGTGGACGGCCACGCGGTGAACGGAAGGACCGCACAGGTGATGAGCCATGCCCCGGTCAAGACTGCCACCGTCGCGCCGCGCTCGAGCTTCGTGCGTTTGACCAGCACGTTCCACGCGGCGTGGAGCAACCCGGAGAGCAACGCGAGCGCCAAGATCACGGCGCGCAGCCTCGGTGTGCAACGCTCGGGCTTCGCGGCGAAACGATCACGCGTCCACAGAAACACGGCGGAGGACGCTTGTCGCGCGCCACGGCGCGGTGCCATGCTGGCGCCGTGCACGGGCAGAAGGGCGCAGTCGTGGGGCTCCTCGTCTTCGCGCTGACGCGTGCTGCGGCCGGTGAAGACGGCGATAGGCCGCTCCTCCTGGCCGCGAGCGTGGCGAAAGTGCGCGTAGAGCTTTCGACACGCGTCGTTGTGACACAGGAGGTCAACCTCTCCCGCGGCAGCTGGCGCGGCGAGGACCAAGAGGTCTTCGTCGCCTTCGGAGCACCAGGCGTTCCTCGCGCCATTGACGTTCACCTCGTGCCCGTGGCCAAAGGGCACCTCGAGGCCCCGCGCGGTGAGCGCGGCGTGCCGCTCTCCTGGACCTACGAGCGTCGGCGTCCTGCGAACGCCTCGCCGCTCTTGGGTCGCTCCACGATGGCGGGCATCGCCGTGCGGCTGCCCGCCGACGTCCTCACGCGAGCGCTCGCGCCAGGCGACATGGCCGCGCTGCGCATCCGTGCGGTTCAGCCGGCGGTGGTCGCCGGTGGTAGCCAAGACTTGCTCGTGCGCCTCGGCGACGGGCCAACAGGGCCCCTCGTCTTGGGCCGCCTCGAGGTCGTGTCCGACAAGGAGCTTTCGGCGATGCCCGAGGCTCGCTTCTGCGGGCAAGAGACGTCGGAGCTGCTGGCGATTCGCGTTGAACCGGCGAGCAACGCAGAGAGGCCCGCCGCCGCTGCTGTCGTGACGCCGCGCCGTGCCGGCGCCGATTTGTGCTTGCGCCTTCCGACCCTACCGAAGCGCTGAAGCCGCGCTACGCTGCTCGCCATGAGCGACGTGCTGACGGAACGAACGGGGAGAACGGTCATCCTCACGCTGAACCGACCAGAGGCCCGCAACGCGCTCACCATGAACGTCGTCCGCGACCTCGGTCGAGGCGTGGACGAGGCCTCGGCCGATGCGGACGTGCGCTGCATCGTCCTGACGGGAGCGGGGGGACACTTCTGCGCCGGCGCCGACCTTCGGCGAACGCTCGCGGAGGTGCCGAACCTGATGGAGCGGCTCGACGAGTACATCGACGACTTTCATCACCTCGTGCGCGCCGTGGTGCGCTCGCCCAAACCTGTCGTCGCCATGGTCGACGGCGCGGCCGTTGGCTTCGGCGCGGATCTCGCGCTCGCGTGCGACCTCCGCGTCTGCTCCACGAACGCTTACGTGCAGGAGAAGTTCGCGCACATCGGCCTGATGCCCGACGGTGGTGGAACCTTCTGGCTGCCGCACCTCGTGGGCAAGGCGCGCGCGATGCAACTCGTCTTGCTCGGCGACAAGCTCGACGCCGCGTCCCTAAAGGACCTTGGTGTTGCCGTCGACGTCGTCGCGCCGGCGGCCCTCCGCGAGACGACCTTGGCGCTCGCGGCGCGCCTCGAAGCGGGCCCTCCTTTGGCGTACGCGGCCGCAAAGGCCGCCATCCTCGCCAGCCTCGGCGACTTCGACGCGGCGTTGGCCCGCGAGCGGGAATCGCAGCTCAAGCTCCTTCGTTCGAAGGACTGCATCGAAGGGGTGACGGCGTGGATCGAAAAGCGACCGGCGAAGTTTGTGGGAGCATGACGGCGCGCTTCATGTTGACCCAAGGTCTCGTGGTTGCCGGCAGCGCGCTGGTGTTGGCACTCGCGGCCTGCACGCCGCCGGCTCCCGCTGCGATGCCACCGGCGTTGGCCCAAACCAAAGCACCCGCGGCGCCGCCCCCGCCGCGCCCAGCGGCCAAGGCCGTCGTCTTCGCGGGAGACGATGCCATCACCGAGGCGCGGTGGCTGAAGACCGGCGAGTTCTTGGCGAACTCGCGCCGCTCGCTGTACCGCGGCGCTCCGGAGCGCGCGCTCGATGTGTCCGTGCTCCCCTTCGACGCCAACATCGTCGCCGTCGCGTCCGCCGACAAAGCCGACGTCGCGATGGTCGTGACGCAAGACGACAAGGTGACGTTCCTCACGCCAGGTAAGCCGAACCACGTCATCGCGGTGCCGTCGGTTCGGGCGACGGCGGCGCTCAGCGCCGACGGTCTGCGGGCCGCCGTTGGCGCTGGCGCT
Coding sequences within it:
- a CDS encoding RtcB family protein; translated protein: MTKGKDLAHEADWKSRARWRSSGYYELDTSDVGDVPVRLFLTSALLAEAETTLYRQVVNAARFPGAKLVAVTPDVHFGYGVPVGCVIVTDRDEGAVAMGPVGFDIGCGMMSARSAVDAERATPDRKLEFNREVMKRVSLGAGGTSKKLGRVSEREFQDLVRGGAEHYAAKYGAAFDRSHAERHRLPVADDWDVPWGARGTPERGMDQLGSLGGGNHFIELQRCEETGTLFVQVHTGSRGFGHGLATNYFDMAKDERPGEITDLDLGYFTPTSKHYRAYLSAVAAGGNYAIINRLVIYEQIAEAFRKVFREDLELVYEISHNLVQAEEHPAFGKVWVHRKGATRAFPKGHPALVGTRWESEGHPVLIPGSNRDKSFILRAEAGAEKSGYSVNHGAGRRMSRGEALRKLDQKKVDEQYRRDGILVNEDGRVPLDESSACYKKSEDVVAAVVAAGLARVEYTLFPVASIKGVEGPSRAARMDRKSKGRERDRERERSRSHKRPR
- a CDS encoding enoyl-CoA hydratase/isomerase family protein produces the protein MSDVLTERTGRTVILTLNRPEARNALTMNVVRDLGRGVDEASADADVRCIVLTGAGGHFCAGADLRRTLAEVPNLMERLDEYIDDFHHLVRAVVRSPKPVVAMVDGAAVGFGADLALACDLRVCSTNAYVQEKFAHIGLMPDGGGTFWLPHLVGKARAMQLVLLGDKLDAASLKDLGVAVDVVAPAALRETTLALAARLEAGPPLAYAAAKAAILASLGDFDAALARERESQLKLLRSKDCIEGVTAWIEKRPAKFVGA
- a CDS encoding LamG domain-containing protein; amino-acid sequence: MNRGFLVATLFGLAFYGRVLGGCLSDDDVTPGPGVDGSVSLDASARPDALVPSEGGVDATTDGGAVPDASSDAPADALDASVDACVPGLVAWWPAEGTAEDTKGANEGTLIGDAGDAGFTTGKVGVAFSFDGTDRYVQVNAQSSLDMSAGDFTVDVWFKLASLATDQTIFQKLSGSTTADPSYFIEFSSPNALRFAVLETVSNRNDLSVTTTLAAGTWYHFAAVRSQNSSTIYLDGVAIGSQDAGAAVNTGTGGGARIGRAAHDSGIVRPVNGAVDELAIYNRALSAAEIQAVFAAGAARCK
- a CDS encoding EamA family transporter, encoding MFLWTRDRFAAKPERCTPRLRAVILALALLSGLLHAAWNVLVKRTKLERGATVAVLTGAWLITCAVLPFTAWPSTLKSALPYVALAGFGEAAYVYALGRAYAAGDLALTYAASRASALVFVWPLSGLFFGTMPSAWAVAASTLVAGGIALATPRTRPLTTPARRDAAWSVPWTLATGLAIGVYHSGYKGAANAGASPVVTLALALSLACPILWLTANHDVRKEAAELVRSPILWLAAAACAGSFLLAIVALARTDSGRVLGLRNSSVAFALLMAAWLGERPSRRQWGGLGVLASGVVLFGLE